The following coding sequences lie in one Populus nigra chromosome 15, ddPopNigr1.1, whole genome shotgun sequence genomic window:
- the LOC133674260 gene encoding pectinesterase-like: MSSSDNHNTLKNKKRLFLSFFSSILLVTAIVSIVAGVTSSKNSTESNNDHQVAHTILKSSCSSTLYPHLCFSALSAVPDAKSKIKSKKDVIDLSLNRTMSATQHSYYKIQKLTSTRRSFTERQNTALHDCLVMLNETLDQLSKAYQELQDHPSLKKSSSVHADDLKILLSAAMTNQETCLDGFSHDKADKKVRELFIDEEMHVYHMSSIALAIIKNVTDTDMAKEQALSSGRKLEEENGTEWPEWLSAGDRRLLQATTVTPNVVVAADGSGNYRTVSEAVAAAPERSSSRYIIRIKAGVYRENVDLPRSKTNIMFMGDGRTTTIITASRNVVDGSTTFNSATVAAVGDGFLARDITFQNSAGPSKHQAVAIRVGSDLSAFYRCGMIAYQDTLYVHSLRQFYVSCIIIGSVDFIFGNAAAVFQDCDIHARRPNPGQKNMVTAQGRNDPNENTGIVIQKCRIGATQDLLAAKSSFRSYLGRPWKLYSRTIIMQTEISDIIDPAGWFEWDGDFALDTLVYREYQNTGPGANTANRVNWKGFKVVSSAIEVQPFIARNFIGGASWLPSTGFPYSLDL; the protein is encoded by the exons ATGTCGAGCTCCGACAACCACAACAcattaaagaacaagaaaaggcTCTTCTTGAGCTTCTTTTCATCTATCCTACTAGTCACTGCCATTGTTAGCATAGTTGCCGGTGTAACCTCAAGTAAGAATTCCACCGAATCTAACAATGACCACCAAGTAGCTCATACCATCCTGAAATCCTCATGCAGTAGTACATTGTACCCGCACCTGTGCTTCTCAGCATTATCAGCTGTACCAGATGCTAAAAGCAAGATAAAGAGCAAAAAGGATGTAATAGATCTGTCGTTGAATCGAACCATGTCCGCTACCCAGCATAGCTATTACAAAATTCAGAAACTCACCTCTACCCGAAGGAGCTTCACAGAGCGACAAAACACTGCCCTCCATGACTGTCTAGTAATGTTAAATGAAACTCTAGATCAACTCTCCAAGGCTTATCAGGAACTCCAAGACCATCCATCTTTAAAAAAGTCCTCATCAGTACACGCTGATGACCTCAAGATTCTACTCAGTGCTGCAATGACTAACCAAGAAACTTGCCTTGACGGTTTCTCTCATGACAAAGCAGATAAAAAG GTTCGTGAACTATTTATAGATGAAGAAATGCATGTTTACCACATGAGTAGCATTGCATTGGCAATAATCAAGAACGTAACTGACACGGACATGGCTAAGGAGCAAGCTCTATCGTCAGGCAGGAAGCTTGAAGAGGAAAACGGAACAGAATGGCCTGAATGGTTGTCAGCAGGGGACCGGAGGCTGCTGCAGGCAACAACTGTGACTCCTAATGTTGTTGTGGCCGCGGATGGGAGTGGAAACTACCGGACAGTGTCTGAGGCAGTGGCGGCTGCACCAGAAAGAAGTAGTAGCAGATACATTATAAGGATTAAAGCAGGGGTTTATAGAGAGAATGTGGATTTGCCAAGGAGTAAAACCAATATTATGTTCATGGGTGATGGAAGGACAACTACTATCATTACTGCTAGTAGGAATGTGGTTGATGGCAGCACCACATTCAACTCTGCAACTGTTG CTGCTGTTGGAGACGGATTCTTGGCCAGGGATATAACATTTCAAAATTCAGCAGGACCATCAAAACACCAAGCTGTTGCAATTCGTGTGGGATCAGACCTCTCAGCATTCTATAGGTGTGGCATGATAGCATACCAGGATACCCTCTATGTACATTCACTTCGCCAATTCTATGTTAGTTGCATCATAATTGGCTCTGTAGATTTTATATTTGGTAACGCAGCAGCTGTATTCCAAGACTGTGACATACATGCCCGTCGCCCCAATCCAGGCCAAAAGAATATGGTTACAGCACAAGGCCGCAATGACCCTAATGAAAACACAGGCATAGTAATCCAAAAATGCAGGATTGGTGCAACTCAAGATTTGCTAGCCGCGAAGAGCAGTTTCCGTTCATATTTAGGCAGACCATGGAAGCTGTACTCAAGAACTATCATAATGCAGACAGAGATAAGCGATATTATAGACCCTGCTGGTTGGTTTGAGTGGGATGGTGACTTTGCTCTCGATACATTGGTCTATAGAGAGTATCAGAATACTGGACCAGGAGCTAACACTGCCAATAGGGTGAATTGGAAAGGTTTCAAGGTGGTTTCTAGTGCGATTGAGGTACAGCCCTTTATTGCTAGAAATTTCATTGGTGGGGCTAGTTGGTTGCCTTCCACTGGTTTTCCTTACTCTCTTGATCTTTAA
- the LOC133673738 gene encoding uncharacterized protein LOC133673738 gives MLMESPDKSSSSYQLQSPGWSSSTLPPSVTRLWRPATQRNLRNQWSKLASYRLQWVSSSSTGRSHATSLVNTYLSLRYIPSMELGVLSDMLDLRKKASSKLLKQLELYRSKLLSSYRDLVAVVTYMVNTSRSMRCYVKGTSSSPLVQFSCSSEDKNDAGDGGGIPVFAFWSISSFEQLADELVLMFISELSLKRLLVVELFTISCEALEVNEFCWLNELYPGEFDDLRKCNLFSEDTCGPVPPRLMEGKYDMPPLKFNSQPNHENLQVYLTTWLEELNIDTHRVDEMFAILEEEMHVRLS, from the exons ATG TTGATGGAAAGCCCAGATAAAAGCTCTTCTTCTTATCAATTACAAAGCCCTGGGTGGAGTTCTTCAACGCTGCCTCCATCAGTAACGCGGCTGTGGAGACCAGCTACTCAGCGAAACCTGAGAAACCAATGGTCAAAGTTGGCCTCTTACAGGTTACAATGGGTCTCTTCCTCTTCTACTGGAAGATCACATGCTACTTCTCTTGTTAACACTTATCTCTCGCTAAG ATACATACCTTCAATGGAGCTTGGTGTTTTAAGCGACATGCTTGATCTTCGAAAGAAAGCTAGTTCAAAGTTGCTTAAACAGCTG GAGCTTTATAGGAGCAAACTCTTGTCATCTTACAGGGATTTG GTTGCTGTTGTAACTTACATGGTCAACACTAGTAGATCTATGAGATGTTATGTCAAAGGGACAAGCAGCAGTCCACTTGTACAATTTTCATGTAGTTCTGAGGATAAAAATGATGCTGGTGATGGTGGCGGGATCCCAGTTTTTGCATTTTGGTCAATCTCTTCTTTTG AGCAGTTAGCAGATGAGCTTGTTCTAATGTTTATATCTGAATTAAGTTTAAAG CGCTTGCTTGTTGTGGAGTTATTCACCATTAGTTGTGAAGCTCTGGAAGTTAATGAGTTTTGTTGGTTAAATGAGCTTTATCCTGGAGAATTTGATGATTTGAGAAAATGCAACTTGTTTTCCGAGGATACTTGCGGACCAGTCCCTCCAAGACTGATGGAAGGGAAATATGATATGcctcccttaaaatttaatagtCAACCAAACCATGAGAATTTGCAG GTTTATCTAACAACATGGCTTGAAGAGCTGAACATAGACACCCATAG GGTCGATGAAATGTTTGCAATTCTTGAGGAGGAAATGCATGTTCGTCTTTCATAG